A section of the Bacillus pumilus genome encodes:
- a CDS encoding sensor histidine kinase, with product MRRIRSKLLLAFLTLVFLGNVAAFFVYWSSSNITSEYSRSFRSFLLLNDISTEAKTMYEKVNAYAIEKDQQFAKEYLASKQKMKSYDQTLRKDAGLHAAIPSIEKYQYMMRTLINESDATMTHVKEGKIKEYAASVKEVRTVSSYIQEQTMTLLDDELSEYQVLYQSLQKRHQTYALFTLCLFTLSIGVALWMAYMIAGGISRPIVHLSRSVKEVSEGNFDGADLHVTSKDEISVLNEAFQRMRQEMKMMIEEMKQKAALDQKIKDMKLKTLQNQMNPHFLFNTLNIVSRMAYLESADATSRLIQSVSTLMRYSLSALSASVTLEQEVKVVKEYFHIQETRFADRITCKTTIDESCLSVLIPSLTLQPLVENAFIHGVEPKEEDGLVELSIYQEGGYVMIRIRDNGVGINEQERRRLLSEKDEEDPNILSKGHSTGIGLRNVISRLRLFYGVQNALQIDSKPNEGTTIQLAIPMKEGPAC from the coding sequence GTGAGAAGGATTCGAAGTAAGTTGCTACTGGCATTTTTAACCCTTGTGTTCCTTGGCAACGTGGCCGCTTTTTTCGTCTATTGGAGTAGCTCGAATATCACATCAGAATACAGCAGAAGCTTTCGTTCCTTTCTTCTACTTAATGATATATCGACAGAGGCAAAAACGATGTATGAAAAGGTCAATGCGTATGCGATTGAAAAGGATCAGCAGTTTGCCAAAGAATATCTAGCTTCAAAACAAAAAATGAAATCCTACGACCAGACATTGCGAAAAGATGCCGGGCTTCATGCGGCAATTCCTTCTATTGAAAAATATCAATATATGATGCGAACGCTTATCAACGAAAGTGATGCGACCATGACACACGTAAAAGAAGGAAAAATCAAAGAATATGCAGCGAGTGTGAAGGAAGTAAGAACCGTCTCCTCCTACATACAAGAGCAAACGATGACCTTGCTTGATGATGAATTGTCTGAATATCAAGTACTCTATCAATCTCTGCAAAAAAGACACCAAACCTATGCGCTCTTCACCTTGTGTTTGTTTACGCTCTCCATTGGGGTCGCATTATGGATGGCGTATATGATTGCTGGAGGAATATCAAGACCAATCGTCCATCTCTCTCGAAGCGTAAAGGAAGTATCGGAAGGAAACTTTGATGGAGCGGACTTGCATGTCACCTCAAAGGATGAAATATCTGTATTAAATGAGGCATTTCAGCGAATGCGTCAAGAAATGAAAATGATGATTGAAGAGATGAAACAAAAGGCAGCCTTAGATCAAAAAATCAAAGACATGAAGCTGAAGACGCTGCAAAACCAAATGAACCCCCATTTTTTATTTAATACATTAAACATCGTCTCACGCATGGCTTACTTAGAATCAGCGGATGCCACATCGAGATTGATTCAATCTGTTTCCACTCTCATGCGTTATTCGCTATCAGCTCTTAGTGCATCTGTTACGCTAGAACAAGAAGTAAAAGTGGTCAAAGAATATTTTCATATACAAGAAACAAGATTTGCCGATCGTATCACATGCAAAACAACCATAGATGAATCCTGTTTATCTGTACTTATCCCAAGTCTCACCTTACAGCCGCTTGTTGAAAATGCCTTTATTCATGGCGTCGAGCCAAAGGAGGAAGACGGACTTGTAGAGCTCTCGATCTATCAAGAAGGCGGCTATGTGATGATTCGGATTCGGGACAATGGGGTGGGAATCAATGAACAAGAGAGAAGGAGATTGCTATCAGAAAAAGATGAGGAAGACCCAAACATCTTGAGTAAAGGGCATTCAACGGGAATCGGTCTTCGTAATGTGATATCAAGGCTGCGCTTGTTTTACGGAGTACAAAATGCTCTTCAAATTGATTCAAAGCCAAACGAAGGGACCACCATTCAATTGGCTATTCCGATGAAGGAGGGACCGGCATGCTGA
- a CDS encoding carbohydrate ABC transporter permease, which translates to MTARWFVRPVLYALLILCSLFFLMPVYVMLVTSLKPLSEVTLEKMWALPSTLDFSSYQIAFEKLAPNLMNSLYLVIPATLLSAVLGAMNGYVLSKWRFKGSEVVFTLMLFGMFIPYQSILIPLIQFLREVGLYNSIPGLVLVHVVYGLPITTLMFRNFYVSIPDEMIESAKMDGAGFIGIFRHMILPLSITGFVVVAIWQFTNVWNEFLFAVTMTTAEHQPVMVALQNLSGSQIVQWNVQMAGAILAALPTLLVYILLGKYFVKGLLAGSVKG; encoded by the coding sequence ATGACAGCTAGATGGTTTGTCCGTCCAGTCCTTTATGCTTTATTGATTTTGTGCAGCCTTTTTTTCCTCATGCCAGTCTATGTCATGCTCGTCACAAGTTTGAAGCCATTAAGTGAAGTGACCCTTGAAAAAATGTGGGCGCTGCCATCAACACTCGATTTTTCAAGCTATCAAATCGCATTTGAAAAGCTAGCGCCCAATTTAATGAATTCTCTTTATCTAGTCATTCCGGCCACCTTATTATCAGCTGTCTTAGGGGCGATGAATGGCTATGTCCTATCAAAATGGCGTTTCAAAGGATCGGAAGTGGTCTTTACGCTGATGCTGTTTGGAATGTTTATTCCATACCAAAGTATCCTCATTCCACTCATTCAATTTTTACGTGAAGTCGGATTGTACAATTCGATTCCAGGTTTGGTGCTTGTCCATGTCGTATATGGACTTCCAATCACAACGCTCATGTTTCGAAACTTCTATGTGAGCATTCCTGATGAAATGATTGAATCGGCAAAAATGGACGGCGCAGGGTTTATCGGGATTTTCAGACATATGATTCTTCCGCTTTCGATCACAGGGTTTGTTGTGGTCGCGATTTGGCAGTTCACAAATGTGTGGAATGAGTTCTTATTTGCAGTCACGATGACCACTGCGGAGCATCAGCCAGTGATGGTTGCCTTGCAAAATCTATCAGGCAGTCAAATTGTGCAATGGAACGTCCAAATGGCAGGGGCAATATTGGCCGCACTGCCGACACTTTTGGTCTATATTCTGCTCGGAAAATACTTTGTCAAAGGGCTTCTTGCAGGCTCTGTCAAAGGATAA
- a CDS encoding carbohydrate ABC transporter permease, giving the protein MRMDTSPITKTTTPKVKRVRRKWSGDQLLALLFLAPSAVLLFIFVYGFIGWTGYVSLSNWTSLVPDFSFAGLQNYMMLFQDFRFQSDLRNTVFFTLFFIGAVIASGLALAILLDQKIKGESLFRNLFFFPMALSFVVTGVVWQWILNPSTGVNLFLKTLGIQPKWYTDTNILAGFAWGKIEFGVPGAMIAVVIAAVWQMTGFSLAMYLAGLRGIPEEVREAARMDGATEWQIYRKIIFPLLKPITASVIIIMAHISLKIFDLIYSMTGPGANFVTDVPGVYMFEMTFRGNHYAGGAAIAIVMLISVAVFIVPYLLSSRKGASS; this is encoded by the coding sequence ATGCGTATGGATACATCGCCGATCACAAAGACAACAACACCCAAAGTCAAACGCGTCCGGAGAAAATGGAGTGGGGATCAGCTACTAGCGCTTCTCTTTTTAGCCCCGTCAGCTGTGTTATTATTCATCTTTGTTTACGGTTTTATTGGCTGGACAGGGTATGTGTCATTATCAAATTGGACCTCGCTTGTTCCCGATTTCTCTTTCGCAGGTCTTCAAAACTATATGATGCTGTTTCAAGATTTTCGCTTTCAGTCAGATCTTCGGAATACGGTCTTTTTTACTCTATTTTTTATTGGAGCCGTTATTGCCTCTGGTCTCGCACTTGCGATTTTACTAGATCAGAAAATCAAGGGTGAATCTCTATTTCGGAATTTATTTTTCTTTCCAATGGCTCTTTCTTTTGTTGTGACAGGGGTCGTCTGGCAATGGATTTTAAACCCGTCCACTGGAGTGAATCTCTTTTTAAAGACGCTTGGTATTCAGCCTAAGTGGTACACGGATACGAACATTTTAGCCGGATTTGCCTGGGGGAAAATTGAGTTTGGTGTCCCTGGGGCCATGATTGCTGTCGTCATTGCAGCTGTTTGGCAGATGACTGGTTTTTCTCTGGCGATGTATTTGGCAGGTTTGAGAGGCATTCCAGAGGAAGTAAGAGAGGCTGCTAGAATGGATGGCGCAACCGAATGGCAGATTTACCGGAAGATTATTTTTCCTCTACTAAAGCCGATTACTGCAAGTGTCATTATCATTATGGCTCATATTTCATTAAAGATTTTCGATTTGATTTACTCGATGACAGGACCGGGTGCAAACTTTGTTACAGATGTTCCGGGCGTTTACATGTTTGAAATGACCTTTAGAGGAAACCATTATGCAGGTGGTGCCGCCATCGCGATTGTGATGCTGATCTCTGTTGCGGTCTTTATCGTGCCATATCTCCTGTCGAGCCGGAAGGGGGCGTCATCATGA
- a CDS encoding ABC transporter substrate-binding protein: MKVKLGFTLLALCMLIITACSSTTNSDAKKEDGAEKLDIFSWWTGAGEEDGLKALIQLFEEKNKDIPIENAAVAGGAGTNAKAVLTSRMQGNDPPATFQVHGGAELNESWVAAGKMEPLDDLYEKEGWKDKFPESLIDLVSKDGKIYSVPVNIHRGNVLWYNKKVFDDAGLEPPTTFDEFFKTADALKKKGITPLALGDKEPWAATHLFESVLLGVLGADDYQKLWAGDMKMDDAKVKEAADIFGRMLEYVNDDHSSRNWQDASQLVAKGEAAMNVMGDWAKGYFVNDLDLKVNKDFGYVATPGTEGSFMVITDTFGLPKGVEQPENVKKFLSVLGSVEGQDAFNPLKGSIPARVDADVSKYDEYGKSAMKAFKESKLAPSLAHGSAAEEGFVTKANQAVNIFVTQKDSSQFVSSLKDSMK; the protein is encoded by the coding sequence ATGAAGGTTAAATTAGGCTTTACGCTGTTAGCGCTCTGTATGCTTATCATCACTGCCTGTAGTTCAACGACGAACTCAGATGCAAAAAAAGAGGATGGAGCAGAGAAGCTCGACATTTTCTCTTGGTGGACTGGAGCAGGTGAGGAGGATGGACTAAAAGCACTCATTCAACTGTTTGAAGAGAAAAACAAAGATATCCCAATTGAAAATGCAGCCGTCGCAGGCGGTGCTGGTACAAATGCAAAGGCTGTTCTGACTAGCCGGATGCAAGGAAACGACCCGCCAGCTACATTCCAAGTACATGGCGGAGCGGAGCTGAATGAGAGCTGGGTCGCAGCGGGCAAAATGGAGCCGCTCGATGATCTATATGAAAAAGAAGGCTGGAAGGACAAATTTCCGGAATCACTCATCGACCTTGTCAGCAAAGATGGGAAAATCTATTCAGTACCAGTGAATATTCACAGGGGCAATGTGCTTTGGTATAACAAGAAGGTATTTGATGATGCAGGATTAGAGCCGCCAACGACCTTTGATGAGTTTTTCAAAACAGCAGATGCATTAAAGAAAAAAGGCATTACACCGCTTGCACTAGGGGATAAAGAACCTTGGGCAGCAACACATTTGTTTGAGAGTGTACTGCTCGGCGTTTTAGGCGCTGACGACTATCAAAAACTTTGGGCTGGCGACATGAAAATGGATGACGCAAAAGTGAAGGAAGCGGCAGATATTTTTGGACGCATGCTTGAATACGTCAATGATGATCACAGTTCACGTAACTGGCAGGATGCCTCGCAGCTCGTAGCAAAAGGGGAAGCTGCAATGAATGTCATGGGCGACTGGGCGAAGGGGTACTTTGTGAATGATCTGGATCTGAAGGTGAATAAAGACTTTGGATACGTGGCGACTCCTGGTACTGAGGGAAGCTTTATGGTGATCACCGATACATTTGGACTGCCAAAAGGCGTGGAACAGCCAGAAAATGTGAAGAAATTCTTATCTGTCTTGGGATCTGTGGAAGGACAGGATGCATTCAATCCGCTGAAGGGATCGATTCCGGCACGTGTGGATGCTGATGTTTCTAAATATGATGAATACGGAAAATCGGCGATGAAGGCATTTAAAGAATCAAAGCTGGCGCCGTCTCTCGCGCATGGTTCAGCTGCTGAAGAAGGGTTTGTGACAAAAGCGAATCAAGCCGTCAATATCTTCGTCACACAAAAAGACAGCAGCCAGTTTGTTTCATCTTTAAAAGATTCAATGAAATAA
- the manA gene encoding mannose-6-phosphate isomerase, class I, producing MKQSPIFLLPELKERIWGGTALRDQFGYDIPSEQTGECWAISAHPNGPSVVQDGPYKGKTLIELWDNHRELFGGIEGDRFPLLTKILDANQDLSVQVHPDDDYAERHENGELGKTECWYIIDCKEGAEMIYGHSARTRTELVTMMNSGDWEGLLRRVKIKPGDFYYVPSGTIHALCEGTLVLETQQSSDTTYRVYDYERKDQNGHERELHFAQAIDVTTVPHVDGYADESVETRRGLTIRTFVEAEYFSVYKWEIDQAVELSQDYPFLLCSVISGEGALTHDGHTYPLPKGAHFILPAETGSFSIEGNCELIVSHI from the coding sequence ATGAAGCAGTCACCAATTTTTTTACTGCCTGAATTGAAGGAGAGAATATGGGGAGGTACAGCCTTAAGAGATCAATTTGGCTATGATATTCCTTCTGAACAAACGGGAGAATGCTGGGCAATTTCTGCTCATCCAAACGGACCAAGTGTCGTGCAAGACGGTCCATATAAAGGGAAAACGCTGATCGAACTATGGGACAATCACAGAGAATTGTTCGGGGGAATAGAAGGCGACAGATTCCCGCTGTTAACCAAAATTTTAGATGCAAACCAAGACTTGTCCGTTCAAGTTCATCCAGATGATGATTATGCGGAAAGACATGAAAATGGCGAGCTTGGAAAAACAGAGTGCTGGTATATCATTGACTGCAAAGAAGGAGCAGAAATGATCTATGGGCACAGCGCAAGAACAAGAACTGAGCTTGTGACCATGATGAACAGTGGAGATTGGGAAGGTCTTTTGCGTCGTGTCAAGATTAAGCCTGGTGATTTTTATTATGTGCCGAGTGGTACCATTCATGCGCTGTGCGAAGGAACGCTTGTCCTCGAAACGCAGCAAAGCTCAGATACAACCTATCGAGTATATGATTATGAACGAAAAGATCAGAATGGCCATGAACGTGAACTTCATTTTGCGCAAGCCATTGATGTCACAACGGTCCCTCATGTAGACGGTTATGCAGATGAATCAGTTGAAACACGCCGTGGGCTGACCATTCGAACTTTTGTTGAAGCAGAGTATTTTTCTGTGTATAAATGGGAAATTGATCAAGCAGTAGAGCTTTCGCAAGATTATCCGTTTTTGCTGTGCAGTGTAATTAGCGGGGAAGGGGCTCTAACGCATGATGGGCATACATATCCACTGCCTAAAGGAGCTCATTTTATCCTGCCGGCTGAAACAGGGAGCTTCTCAATTGAAGGAAATTGTGAACTGATTGTATCGCATATATAA
- a CDS encoding CDP-glycerol glycerophosphotransferase family protein — MNKKILKRNKKILKRKINFLKDPLRNFIKDKRHQRNNLYAYYYQHLEVVDKTVFYESRDGKSMTDSPLAIFEYLLHQPNFKDYTHIWAIEDFETLKPILNKYKDDKNVIFVKRNSKDYLKYLATAKYLINNSTFQPFFICKEEQVYINTWHGTPLKYMGFDIPGNPAHSQNVLRNFLSSDYLISPNEHTTSMFLNSYKLKHIFPGKIVEEGYPRIDLTLNSDSNAFKKSLQSFGVSLSLEKKTIVYAPTWKGTNVGKVKNNLTQITSDLNYLQEKCGKEYNILLKLHPFLYHQASRSTELQGRLIPDFIDTNVLLCATDLLITDYSSIFFDFLVTNKPILFYMWDADEYTEERGMYFKLEDLPGPRVYNIRDLAKSISEIKEISTQFKTQYDQFKHEFTKHDDGKVTERVVNTIFNKVTENIRCINTHNNKKEKILIYPGGMKNNGITSSFINLTQNIDYDKYDVSCYMSTPNSKEVLNNIAKVNKNVRFIFKPGLPVYTLQEVYKDKLIHNRGVKGKLEKRLYPKDAYSREFKRLFGKSTFDHVIDFSGYSLYWAKYLVSADAKTKICFMHNDLLSDSERTINGKKPHRINLRGLFTIYHKFDKLVSVSKGTMDLNKQNLSHYADESKFDYVMNSINPDKILGTDSPISEKDSNSLIVSNKAFNSRARIISSKHDKIFTTLVENHPSTFSSKEFENKVVMVTRKAVTNQNEVLYKFTYEDHVVGWLNKEAFKLLPDSILCEEKVHKLAVVTSPKRNDIWTKPYKTKGIKKVSSSYPYKNIMVEIDREARTERSSYSRFYVNKQLIGWIDSSALKILKEYELISNLSEEKQALIEKEKHTLLSENYHVHEEFIRSLNNRTFLERNLNKQMKIVHTENHKIWSKAYPNFGYTEVCSADLYKDLIVTVTKSHKTNTSTYYQFSYDGHVIGWLNVKAFKQLDHQTILSRKEVSYSALLHLNDYKIFNKTNENTRYEVIEDYYQYNQKEFIVTEEVTTPISTYCTIELDNEKIGWVDKKTLEIIRFRGFQIGKEFVPYPSKQHYNFVNMGRLSPEKGQDNLITAFKQHVETNPNSKLYILGDGPLKKDLQMLVDQFELQNHVFLVGQVENPFTVLKMCDCFVLSSHYEGQPMVLLEAMTLGMDILATDIIANRTVLEDGKYGALVDNSIDGLIQGLNNFSSHTHPAYAPFDYKEYNKKAMDTFYKVLN, encoded by the coding sequence ATGAATAAGAAGATCTTAAAACGGAACAAAAAGATTTTAAAAAGAAAAATAAATTTTTTAAAAGACCCTTTAAGAAATTTTATTAAAGATAAGAGACACCAAAGGAATAACCTATATGCATACTATTATCAACATCTTGAAGTTGTTGATAAAACTGTATTTTATGAATCTAGAGATGGAAAAAGCATGACCGATAGTCCATTAGCCATTTTTGAATATTTGCTTCATCAGCCTAATTTTAAAGACTATACTCACATTTGGGCTATTGAAGACTTTGAAACATTAAAACCAATTTTGAATAAATATAAAGATGACAAAAATGTGATTTTTGTCAAAAGAAACTCTAAAGATTATTTAAAATATCTAGCCACTGCTAAATATTTAATCAATAACTCTACTTTCCAACCATTCTTTATATGTAAAGAAGAGCAAGTCTATATTAATACATGGCATGGTACACCTTTAAAATATATGGGCTTTGATATTCCAGGAAACCCTGCACATTCTCAGAACGTACTGAGAAATTTTTTGAGTTCAGATTATCTAATTAGCCCAAATGAACATACAACAAGCATGTTTTTAAATAGTTATAAGCTAAAACACATTTTCCCGGGGAAAATAGTAGAAGAAGGATACCCAAGAATTGATCTAACGTTGAATTCTGATTCCAATGCTTTCAAAAAAAGTCTTCAATCATTTGGAGTTAGCTTATCTTTAGAGAAAAAAACCATTGTATATGCACCTACATGGAAAGGAACGAATGTCGGTAAGGTTAAAAACAATTTAACCCAAATCACTTCTGACCTGAATTACTTACAAGAAAAATGCGGAAAAGAATACAATATTCTTCTTAAGCTTCATCCATTTCTTTATCATCAAGCAAGTCGTTCAACAGAATTACAAGGTCGGCTAATACCGGATTTTATTGATACAAATGTGCTGTTATGTGCAACTGATTTATTGATCACCGATTATTCAAGTATATTTTTTGATTTTCTAGTTACAAATAAACCCATCCTATTTTATATGTGGGACGCAGATGAATACACAGAAGAACGTGGCATGTATTTTAAGCTTGAAGACCTACCAGGACCTCGTGTATACAACATAAGGGATCTAGCAAAATCAATTAGTGAAATTAAGGAAATAAGTACACAATTTAAAACCCAATATGATCAATTCAAACATGAATTCACAAAGCACGATGATGGTAAAGTGACTGAGAGAGTCGTTAATACTATCTTCAATAAAGTGACTGAAAACATTCGCTGTATCAACACTCATAATAATAAGAAAGAGAAAATATTGATATACCCAGGGGGAATGAAAAATAATGGTATTACTTCCTCTTTTATTAACCTAACTCAAAATATTGACTATGATAAATATGACGTCAGTTGTTATATGAGTACACCGAATTCAAAAGAAGTATTAAATAACATTGCAAAAGTCAATAAAAATGTCAGGTTTATCTTTAAGCCAGGTCTACCTGTATATACTCTGCAAGAAGTTTATAAAGATAAATTAATTCATAATCGTGGAGTTAAGGGGAAATTAGAAAAAAGACTCTACCCAAAAGATGCTTATTCTAGAGAATTCAAGCGACTTTTTGGAAAATCCACCTTTGATCATGTGATTGATTTTAGTGGTTATAGCTTATATTGGGCTAAATATCTCGTTTCTGCCGATGCGAAAACAAAAATATGTTTTATGCACAATGATCTTCTTTCAGATAGCGAAAGAACGATTAATGGGAAGAAACCTCATAGAATCAATCTGAGAGGTTTATTCACTATATATCATAAATTCGATAAGTTAGTGAGTGTTTCTAAAGGTACAATGGATTTAAATAAACAAAATTTATCTCACTATGCAGATGAAAGTAAATTTGATTATGTGATGAACTCAATTAATCCAGATAAAATCTTAGGAACCGATTCACCTATTAGTGAGAAAGACTCAAATAGCCTTATCGTCTCAAATAAAGCATTTAACTCCAGAGCAAGAATTATCAGTAGCAAACATGATAAAATTTTTACGACATTAGTAGAAAATCATCCTTCTACTTTTTCAAGTAAAGAGTTTGAAAACAAAGTAGTGATGGTTACGAGAAAAGCTGTAACAAATCAAAACGAAGTATTATATAAGTTTACTTATGAAGATCATGTTGTGGGATGGTTAAATAAAGAAGCATTTAAGCTTCTTCCTGATAGTATTCTATGTGAAGAAAAAGTTCATAAATTGGCAGTGGTTACTTCTCCTAAACGCAATGATATTTGGACAAAACCCTATAAAACAAAGGGTATTAAAAAAGTGTCTTCTAGCTACCCCTATAAGAATATTATGGTAGAAATAGATAGAGAAGCCAGGACTGAACGCTCCTCCTATAGCAGATTTTATGTTAATAAACAACTAATAGGCTGGATAGACTCGTCTGCTCTAAAAATACTGAAGGAATATGAACTAATTAGTAATCTCTCTGAAGAAAAGCAAGCTTTGATAGAAAAAGAAAAACACACATTACTAAGCGAAAATTACCATGTCCATGAAGAATTTATTCGCTCATTGAATAATAGAACATTTTTAGAGAGAAATTTAAATAAACAAATGAAGATTGTTCATACAGAAAATCACAAAATATGGTCTAAAGCTTATCCAAATTTCGGTTATACTGAAGTCTGCAGCGCTGATTTATATAAAGATTTAATTGTGACTGTAACCAAGAGTCATAAAACGAACACATCTACCTATTATCAATTTTCTTATGATGGACATGTAATTGGATGGTTAAATGTAAAAGCATTTAAACAATTAGACCATCAAACCATTTTAAGTCGTAAAGAAGTGAGTTATTCTGCTTTACTTCATTTAAATGACTATAAAATTTTTAATAAAACAAATGAAAATACTAGATATGAGGTCATAGAAGATTATTATCAGTATAATCAAAAAGAATTTATTGTTACTGAAGAGGTCACAACACCTATATCAACATACTGTACAATAGAACTCGATAACGAAAAAATAGGCTGGGTAGATAAAAAAACATTAGAAATAATTAGGTTTCGTGGTTTCCAGATAGGAAAAGAGTTTGTTCCTTATCCATCAAAACAACACTATAATTTTGTTAATATGGGACGTTTGTCTCCAGAGAAAGGGCAAGATAATTTAATTACTGCTTTTAAACAACATGTCGAAACAAACCCAAATAGCAAACTATATATTCTCGGTGACGGTCCACTAAAGAAAGACCTTCAAATGTTAGTAGACCAATTTGAATTGCAAAACCATGTGTTCTTAGTCGGTCAGGTTGAGAATCCATTTACCGTCCTAAAGATGTGTGACTGTTTTGTTCTATCATCACATTATGAAGGACAGCCAATGGTTCTTTTAGAGGCGATGACACTAGGCATGGATATTTTAGCAACAGATATCATTGCTAATAGAACTGTTTTAGAAGATGGTAAATACGGGGCTCTAGTAGATAATAGTATTGACGGGCTTATACAAGGTCTAAACAACTTTAGCTCTCATACACACCCTGCTTATGCTCCATTTGATTATAAAGAATATAATAAAAAAGCAATGGACACATTCTATAAAGTTCTAAACTAA
- a CDS encoding response regulator — protein MLNVLIVDDEKIERLAMRKFMTDWLPECHIAGEAENGKKAVEFVRTEPVHLVLMDIQMPGMDGLTAIKQIKAISPHTKFIMLTAYDTFDYAKQAMQEGVKQYLVKPADKDETIAAIRTVAAEIQQEASQRQAVAAGQQSKWLEAHVINGQSYTSTEFQQLFHEFEAGLVIAVQRTMGNQLLIDLQTSPLFHTVPIQVSGELFTCLIYRHQAPGQLKADILQAIRTATTNDQPSPVVGMGHPVSNPLYLQKSAAEAKLSYYQRKKSPGVVRYGFYQTEAQSHPLIHLPELADDMMQAMEEGRREDALALFDAFELEGATLSQLKELLILFKSRLRTDWPIFTINTLAECRQCCEHLFDVYEARTQTVNDMERAKRYIKTHFCEQITLEQTAAYVDLSPTYFTKRFKDVTGLAFKEYVTNCRLDKIKKLLKDSSLSLKEITYQAGYTDPNYVSRVFKKMVGCSPKEYRKQTVKK, from the coding sequence ATGCTGAACGTGCTGATTGTAGATGATGAAAAGATAGAACGGCTAGCGATGCGGAAGTTCATGACGGATTGGCTTCCAGAGTGTCATATCGCGGGAGAAGCTGAAAATGGAAAAAAGGCGGTTGAATTCGTGCGGACTGAGCCGGTTCATCTTGTGCTCATGGATATTCAGATGCCTGGAATGGATGGTTTGACAGCGATCAAGCAAATCAAAGCGATCAGTCCTCATACAAAATTTATTATGCTGACAGCCTACGATACCTTCGATTATGCCAAGCAGGCGATGCAAGAAGGGGTGAAGCAATATCTCGTCAAACCGGCTGACAAAGATGAAACCATCGCCGCCATTCGAACGGTAGCGGCAGAGATTCAGCAGGAGGCGTCTCAGCGGCAGGCGGTAGCGGCTGGGCAGCAGTCAAAGTGGCTTGAAGCCCATGTCATCAACGGTCAATCCTATACCTCCACGGAATTTCAACAACTGTTTCATGAATTCGAAGCAGGTCTTGTCATCGCTGTGCAGCGGACAATGGGGAATCAGCTGTTGATAGATTTACAGACATCTCCACTTTTTCATACGGTACCGATTCAAGTGAGTGGTGAGCTGTTTACCTGTCTCATTTATCGTCACCAAGCGCCTGGTCAGTTAAAAGCAGATATCCTACAGGCGATTCGAACGGCCACCACAAACGATCAGCCTTCACCGGTCGTTGGCATGGGACACCCAGTCTCCAATCCGCTTTATCTTCAAAAAAGTGCAGCAGAGGCGAAGCTTTCCTATTATCAGCGGAAAAAGAGCCCCGGCGTTGTTCGTTATGGCTTTTACCAAACAGAAGCACAGTCTCATCCATTGATCCACCTGCCTGAGCTTGCTGACGATATGATGCAGGCAATGGAAGAAGGGAGAAGAGAGGATGCGCTGGCTTTATTCGATGCCTTTGAACTAGAGGGGGCAACCCTGTCACAACTAAAAGAGCTGCTGATTTTATTTAAATCACGGCTCCGAACAGACTGGCCTATATTCACGATCAACACCTTAGCAGAATGCCGCCAGTGCTGTGAACATTTATTTGATGTGTACGAAGCAAGGACCCAGACTGTGAATGACATGGAGCGGGCAAAGCGCTACATCAAAACGCATTTTTGTGAACAGATCACGCTGGAGCAGACAGCCGCCTATGTTGATTTAAGTCCAACCTATTTCACAAAACGGTTTAAAGACGTGACAGGGCTGGCATTTAAAGAATATGTGACGAACTGCCGACTGGATAAAATTAAAAAACTTCTCAAAGACAGCTCGCTGAGTTTAAAAGAAATTACCTATCAGGCGGGATATACAGATCCCAATTACGTCAGCCGTGTGTTTAAGAAGATGGTCGGCTGTTCACCGAAGGAATATCGAAAACAGACCGTAAAAAAATGA